GATGTGGGCGGCACGCAATGAATCTTGGAAATTGACCCGTGGAGCTCAGTTAGAGGGGAGACCCGTGGATCATGGTAGTGGACCATGTAGAACTTAGTTCGACGGGGGAGATTGTTGGGTGTCCGAACAAAATCCCAAATTGGTAGCTAAAAAAATTGGGAGTCTACATATAAAGTGTATGAATCCCATAAGAAAATTTTACATtctatacactatatgaaactatattacctttcctactcaagttttactataattatattttatatacccaattaccatttatgtacattttaagggaattaatgataataattagtgtcctaaaattactctaacataTCTTTCACTCCCCCACATTTCTTTCTCCACATCCCACCCCCTCCCCACGTATCTTGCACaagagagcaacaattccaccattgacaaccattaaaaagctttgaagctttgaattcgaatttgggttttcaaaaatcattgtttgtttggattggatgttgttgcaaagaattgataattctctctatctctcaatcccaaatttcagtaatgtaaaacaaaggaaaagatagcagcaattccaccattgacagccattaaaaagctttgaagctttgaattcgaatttgggtttttaaaattattatttgtttggattgggtgttgttgcaaataattgagaatatggtttgaagtttatatctcaattttgagggattttggtgaagattagacttggttttggctgaatttcatattgaaactcgaagaagaagaagaagacatgacatacattatactgcagaaattgtattatgttgtttatatatatattttttatttatttaactattatatgaaagttgaacaacattgtataaaaattatatttaagttgtatgatattgtagttgtatataactgagtagaaataatgtatgaaaattgtagataagttgtataatatataattagttgtataaaatttatttttactatgtataactcagatacaaaatatacaaaagacatattgtataaaatttgtatttaagttgtatgttattgtagttgtatttaattgggtagaaataatgtgtgaaagttgtagataagttgtaaataaattgtataagatataattagttgtatgaaatttgtttttactatgtataaattagatacaaaatatacaaaatatatactgtTGCATTCGTCTTTCTTTTTACCTGCATTTGACTACTTTAACCAAACTTAATTATACTAATGTCTGTAATTAGAAAAAAGAATGCCACTTGAgtagaaattaaaaagaaaaccACTGTCAGAAATGAATAAAATAACTTTAGTTTCCGGATATCATGAATAATGTACATAGAATTAGCACATCTATAAAAGAATTAAAGTTTCCACTTTCAATGATATCCTAGCAGATCTTTTGACATTGGAGGATAAGATTGAAGTGCAAAACTAATTCGTCGTCCTGTAATCTGGAGGGTTGTAAGAATTTGTTTCATATTCATCAGTTTCCTATAAAAAGAAGAGCATGGCCTGGAGGGTTGTATTGTAGGAATTCGAGAAGATGAAGGAGAAAGACAGAATCGGGAGAGGAGAGGGGAGAgaggagaaaaaaaaggaaaatagtgtaattaaatcccttaattgaaggcactaataatggattgagagccttttaaggtggaatgtatatattttgtaaacaaaacttgtaTAGGTAGGGTAATTTATTAAACATGAACatttagggtaataaagtttctaatagtgtataggaatgaaaaaaaggaatttttacattcctattccatataggaaactatattactctcaatgtttaaggtttgatttaattaCATTTAATATACCTAATTATCAATTCTATACCATAATGTGTTTTAATTGTACAATTAACGCTACCGTATATCACTCCTTAATTAACGCTACCGTATATTCCTCCAAATCCCCacccccccacgtttctctctcccaaaACCACACCCTCACCCACGTATCTCCCCACACCCATGTTTCAAACCCATTATTCCCTCTGctaaaatcagagaaacatatgAACACCCTTCCATTAACGTCCAATTTCAAgcttttttcttctaaaaccagtcaaaattgaagtcaaatcttcaaagttcatacacacttaccttcagcttcaaattttctcaatgaaaaagaacaaaccttcaaagagacaagagagcaacaattccaacattgacagccattaaaaagctttgaagctttgaattcaaatttgggttttcaaaaatcattattttttttgattgggtattgttgtaaataattgggaatatgttttgaagtttatatctcaattttgaggggttttggtgaagacttagacttggttttggctgaatttcagattgaaactcgaagaagaagaagaagaagaagaagaagaagaagaagaagaagaagaagaagaagaagaagaagaagaagaagaagaagaagaagaacatgacatacattatattgcagcaattgtagaaaaattgtagactgttttttgcagaagatttgtagaagttttagtcgttttggatttgtgaaaacagaaaacaatgcatctacaatcagaatacaaataatctacaatttatcaacaaaatatctacaaactgggtacattaaattttaatatcccaattcccatttaaattgtagcataattggcattttcgacataattgcattttttgcagaagatttgtagaagttttggtcgtttttgatttgtgaaaacagaaaacaaagcatctacaatcagagtacaaataatctacaaaatatctacaaactgggtacattaaaTTTTAATATCCTAATTCCCatcgattgtagtttaattgaAATTTTCGACATAATTACGTTTTTTGCAAAAGATTTGtagatttttttttcctttttgatctctcaaagagaaaaaaaataaatttagAGATATCTAAATAAGAAATTTTAAtgctacaatgattccttatttaatgaaatatctggaagaatatttacttccataattgtagcgcgcctaaataggaatatctggaagaatatttagtTCCAGATTTGTAGCGCGCCTAATTAGGAAGGAATCAGCTCTTAACAATTGGTATTTAATGAATGGTATTTGTAGAATAACTGTGAACATGACGGATAAATATGAAACTATGCACATTTTTaataataaggtttcatatatggtataagaAGGAAGAAATCTCATGAAAAAATCTCATCTCTTCAATGGTGTGAGACCAAATTCGTATGAGCTTAGCCCAAAACGAATAATATCACATTAGACCGGGTAAACTCGACACAAAGCTTTATACATCTCATTCCATCCTATGTATAAAATGTCGATCTTTCTTTTTTATATGAGCTAAAGTAATATAAATTGTAAAGATTTTTATACTACTATGATAATTTAATTTGTGATAACGTGCCGACAAGTGAAGATTCTAGATTGCATTTTAAACAGGGAATTGACAGTGCAAAAGGTTAGAATATCACATGAATTCAGGCAGGCCCCTACCAATTAACCTTCAAATTTCTCTTTTTAACTTTACACACTGTCAAGTGTCAACTACCAAGAAAAATAAAGTGTCAACTGCACCTATTTTGCTAGCAAGTCCTTAAAAATTGAAATCTTAGGGGCCCAATTAAACAAGTCCTTCTGATTTTCTAATTGCATGTACTGTCAATTTCTTACTACACTGAATAGTAACTGAGAAAATCTTCTCAAAATATAGTTTTAGAATTGGTATAACGGTCCAAATGGCAGGCAAAACATTGGTAAAAGAAAATGAATCAGCCTAACTTTAGTGGTGTTCGATCACTTTCACTGACACATGTTTTAGCCACCAAAACCACCGTTGGAGCCATGATTTTAATCTTACTTATCTGAATTTTAAAATaacaacttcaaatcaattagcTAATTTTTTTTAGTAGTATTTGGCATTTGCTCCAAATCAATTAATACAAGATATGGTTCAGACCCTTGGGGAAGAAAAAATCCTGGTATATGAATAATGGAGCGCTTCCTCCTTTGATGAGTTTTACGCGGTAAGAATTTAAATTAGTTGATGTTCCAAAGCGGACACTGAACATCTggtaaaaaaccaaaaaaataaattattacaAAAATGTATCTTTTGCACAAATTTATCACTTGACCATAATTAAGTACTACATATTCTAAACTATTTTTATGATTGGTAAGATTAAATTCTACATTTGATACAAACATCGAGTACAATTAAAATTTTCAATTATATACTAAATTGGGATACAATTGATTTGGCAAATTGCGTTCAGTTGAAGTAAGCTAAGACAAACATGAGACATATACATCGCAATATGTTTCTGTTTTTGTCCTTTTCTGGCCATAGAACTTCGACATTTTGGTCCATACCATGCAATAAAATAAATGTTTTGTTTACTATGGCTACAGAAATCCAATAAATAAATTTAGCATAGAAGCAATGAATTATTAGAAATGATGTATGCACATGACAATCATTCTATGAATTAAAACAACTTAACGTGAACCAagtgaattttatatatatagtgTGCAAGCAACCGTTCCAAGGAATTAAATAAAGGCATTTTTTAATATTATCTTTTAATTTGTGAATTATTATTAGTTGAATCTTGAAATCAATGAGCAAATGCATTACAACTGGACCTTGACGATAATCAAAGTCATTTGGTCTAAATAATACAAGACAAAGTCATTATTATTGCCATGGAAATATTAATACATCAACCCTAGCTGCCACCCCAGAAACAAGTCATTTTAATTGGTGTATTCCTTGAATAATGatctgtatttttatttttaaatctaCTTGATTTTTTATGTACAATATTATGTTAATACTAATGTTTTTGGAAGAAAGTTTTTGAAGAATACATCATTCAATAGCAATACTAATGCCATTGAGTTTAATATttttatcatattattttaaAGGCAGATAATATAGTTAAAAgacaattttgaaagaaaaaaaaaaagacaattttGATCAGTTGATTGGTTGGTCAATGCCAACCAGAGAAAACGGTGatgaaataaaaagaattttttttttgtttcattttagtgtacaaaaaaaaaaatcattgccatcttctctttttatttttatttttcatcaaTAGGATAGGAATAAATGCTTGTGGTCTTGCCAGCTCTATAACACTATATCACATGCCTTTATTCCTCGTAAATCCATCTTGAATTTTACATATTCCTCATAGTCAACAAAATAAAGTAGAAATTATCGGGACAGTAATAATTAATATTCAGTTACACTATATTTAAAACCTCAACCAAGATTAGTTAACGTTTTTTATATGAATTAGTTAGTAATATGGTCTTTTTGGAGGTGCTTTTTTAGATTAATGATTTTAATAATAGCGTAAGCACATGGAGAGATTGCTACAATCCAAGAATGGGGTTTTTAGTTATGATTTCAGTGAAGAAGATTTTGTCTCTTCATTTGGTGCGATTTCAACAATTTACTATTTAATCAGTCTACAGCTTTAGACCCCtctcctccccccccccaaaaaaagttTAGTATGTGTAAcaaatttaataaatttcttaacACAAATTACTATTTGAGCAAAAACTAATGGGCTCGAATGAACCTGTAACCGGGCTTCTACACTAGGCTTTTATTCATAGCAGGATTGAAGGCATGATATGAGCTTACCTTACACATCACACGTTGCCTACGTTGCTCGGACTCTTCAAAATGCCGCCGGCTGCATGTCGAATCCTTCTAAAGTGTGCATTTTAGAGCACCCGACACGATTGCAGAAGCATATTTGGTGAGTTCGAGCAAAGTAGGTGCAAGGCTCTTATCGCGAAACCAAAACATTTGGGCAAACACAAAAACTCAAAACCAAGAGGATAAATGAGCATGTTGATAAAAGAGACTAAAGATGAAAAAGTCATAGTATTAAAAGTGAAAATTGTTCACAAGATAGTAGGTAATATACTTATGGCATCTCTATAATCAAAAGAAGAGAATTTGTACAGTTTTATGTCATACAAAGGGGCAAACCACAAAATTGTAATGAGATGGGATGTTTGTTTAGCTATAGTAATTCAGACAAAACAGCAGAAAATATTTTCATGTGAAACTGCAGAAGGAGAGTGatttaactatttcttcaattaaGACAGCAAAAGCCTCATTGATCAGCATCATTAGAAGGCGTATTCTGTTGGCTCCAATTCTTAGTTGGACCCGAAAAGCCTTGAGTTGGTGTTTTCCTCGAAGCAGAAGACACGATATGGTCGCGAAGATCCTTGATCATTTTGTACCTCTCTATCTCATCTTCACAATCTTTTTTCCAAACTTGAGAAGAGAAGTCGAAAATCCCTCCATTTTCAAGAAAGTTGGACCTCTCTTGCTCCACGTTCTCTTTCCCGAACTCCCATTCTATGGAAATACTTTGTCTTGGAAATTTCTCTGAAATGGACTTCCTCCCTTTACTTTTGTCAGAAACCGATAATCTCTTAGGATCATTCTCAAGGGTACTTCCCCATTCATAGCTTTTCGTGTTATCATCCATGTTTAATTCAATTGAATGTAGATCACTATCAGctgaatcatcatcatcatcatcatcttcttctttatTTACTACTTTCCCGTTTTCCTTCTCTTTATCTTGGTAATAACATGTGGTTGGAAGTGTTTCTCTCAAATGTTTTTCGAGTTCCTTGATTCTTTCATAATTAGGAGAGTCATCGCCACCTTGTTCTTGTCCCTTTTTGGATCTCAAGTAAGCCTCAAGCTCATTCCTTAGCTTATCGACAACTGCATTTTTCTCCTCGAATTGATACTTGGCTTCTGATAGCTTCATTTGAACTCTTTCCTCGCGTAAAACATCAGCTAGTTGAAGcatttccctttccttctcaactTCCTCGCGAACTTTAGCCGATTGTCTCTTCAATTCTTCTACCTCAGCTCTATCTTCTCCAATACCTCTAGCTAATTCATCGCATACCTGCTCCAATATCTCTCGTGCCCTCTTTTCGCCTTCAAGCTCTTTGACAGCCTTTGACAGACAAGTTTTCGTATCAGCCAATTCCTTACCGAGCTTCTTGTTTATTCTCTCGGTTtgcttcctcagcttcttctcTATCTTGAGCTCCTTTGCTATAGATGTAATGGCACTGTGAATCTTGTCTTGCTCTTTTAACTTCCAAGCCgccttttcttcttcaaattgcTTCAAGTGGACATCAATTTCACCGTTGTTATATCTTTGTTCGTGAATCAATTTAGTCACCTGAATACACGCACGATCAAGCTCAGCTTTTATAGCCGAGAAAAGAGATAAGCAAGTTGATTGATGCTCGTTAAGTCCCCATACACGATTCAAAACTTTCAGCAGCTCCTTAGACGCGGCTAGACCGTTCCTTACATCCTTTAACCGATGTCTGTTTACAGTCTGTGCATAATTTTGTTGTGTCTGATCAACCTGCATACCGACAgatgtataattgtgtataatcAATGTGTAATCTATGTATACCGACTAGAAAATGTAAATATTTGAAGCAGAGTAGCTAAAGAACAGCAGCAGAAAATGGAGGGCAAAGCCTAAAACAAGGATATTTTTGTGACTATATATTAGTACCATTTTGCAGATGTAGAAAACAAGTAGCCTATGACAAACAAAAGTTTACAACCTACTATATCAATTCAATGTTGGAAAACAAACATATGACATGTTGAATCTGATGGTACCTGAAACAGGACCAACTTACATTATTGGTCCCTTTCAAGGATAGTGAAACATTTGTGCATTTCCTAAAATAAAACTTTGAAGAAGCCAAGGGACATATCCAAATGCCATTTATGTCATTCATTATGATAAAATTTTGAGTGGCTCTTCTTACCTTGCTATTTCAAAGAGTAGGGTAAGGATCAGACACTGTTTTGTTTTTACTTTCAGAAAAATCTATGACAACAAACAATAATTATTACGCCTCAACTCTAAACAAGTTAGGATTTGACGATGTGGATCCTCAGAGTGCGTGTTACTTTATTTAAGTTCATCTCTATCCAATATtacgaaaagtaaaaaaaaaaaaaagagaccaAAACCAACCGACAAAACTACAACTATATGATCAACAaatccagtaaaatcccacaagtgaggtctaaGGAGGATATTGTGTATGCGGACCGTACTCCTATCTTACGAAGATAGAGAGACTATTTCCGACAGAACTTAATCTCCGTTAGTTGCAGCAGCAAataacagtaacagcccctccaagaaaaaagaaaagaacacaAGAGTAGAATTATCCAAAATACTTTTAAGTTACTGTCATAAAAAACTAAGTCAAAACAGTGTATCCaattaaaatatattattttattaataataCTAATAAGTAAAATGGTACCTCAAGCAAGCAATCATTTTGGAGAGAGAAATCAGTCTGCACAAGTTTCTGagaaccaattgaagatcttcTTCTATGACTTCCCACTTTAGATCTCTCCATTCTCTGCCAAAATTCACCATCAATTTTATAAACAACATTAGCAAAAACTCATACACATAAATTTGTCCCCTGGAATgactaagaaaaaaaaaagccaatttttttcaagaaaattaGAACCCCACCTCAGAAGCAGGAGTATGAGATAATTGGAAAGCAACAGAATCAAATTTGGATGATGACTTAACAACCCTTTCCACTTCATTAAAATTCACCTCTTCCTTTTTATTCGGCGTAAGAacaccattaatttcccacaaagTAGCACCAAGTTTTCTTGCTGAAACTGACAatatttctttccctttttcaCAACCAATAACTTTTGCTGCTGTTGTTTGCTGCTGCAGAATCTTGAATGACTTACTATTACTATCATTTTGTAATGATGGTGATCTTGAATTATTCATTTTCCACATTGGTACTGGTGTACTTGACCCTCCTTTTTTCCCAACTAATATTGCCCTTTTTAATCTATAACTTTGTATTAATGAAGATGAACTTGATGTTGATCCCCCCCTTTTTCTCACCTTGTTGTTGCATTTTCCTCCACTTCTTCCATCTCCATACAAATTTTGCCTaagcatattttttttttgggccaaaaaaaaaatatatattaatgaATTATATTGGCACCTAGTTTTTGAATCAAAGCCAAAAAATGACTTTGTTGGGATAGGGGACAATATTTTTATAGATCTAAAGGTGTAAATATAGCTTCAACAAGTTGGCAAATTTGTTCCCTTTTGTACTTTGAACTACTACATGTCTGTTGAATATTTTCTTGGGAATGAAAATTAAGAACTTTGATCAGTCAAAAAGAgagaaatttgaagaagaagaagatccaagaaaagagaaaaaaaagaagaatttagaaggtacaactttaaacttTAGTGTAATTTGAAGATACTAAGGAAATATgaaatagtagtagtagtaaatgATTGCCATGCAAATTAGAGCCCCCCCTTAAAGTTTTGTTTGGCCTTTGGTTTCAAACTTCCAAAGAGGGAAAAAAAGAGACATGAAATAAAGAAAGAGAGATGTAAGAAAACTGTCAAAGAGGAAAAACACAAAGGCAACATCAAGTCTGAGGAGTGACTGCTGCTTTCTTTTCATGAAAAAGGAGAACAGTTTTGTAGGGGTTGTGTGTTTTTTGGTAATAAAAGGACAAGGGGGTGTGGCATACACGTGAGAAAGATTGAGAAGCAATCAGGAACGTGGAAATATGAATGAACGGTTAAGAATAAGAGACTAGGTTCTGTGTATACTCCATATGGTTACTTCCACCATAATTTCAATCTTGAGAAATCTTCATCTTTTGCAATTAGACTCCTCTTATTTAACTTTGCTTACTATTGCTGGCCTATGCTTTTCTAAATTTCAAAGTTCCTAATTTTACGACTGACTTTAAATTATGTGCACCGATAATATGTATTAGTAGGTTAGTAACTAGTCACCCGTCTTTCTTTTATAAACTTGTATTTTCTTCTATAGTTGTAGTACTAgtacattttttaaaaattaccccaaatttttatattttataaaagaatacaccatttattattttgttGCAATGTTATTTCGTCTTCTCGGTCATCTGATAGTGTATcatgtagttcattataaaaatgataatctTATAGcaaatttatttatatttagGACTATGGTTTACGATAATATGATGAATGTTATTGATAATGGTACTGTTgggtatttgtgatagtttttagaacttgtgggtataagtcatgttttgtgtttttccaaaataaatttgggaattttgaaaactgatgtccaaacacattttcatcttcaaaccaaacttcacccaaatcagatttttcaaaacaaatttgggaaTCTATGGCCAAGCGCTAGCTTATTACCTGATGTTTCCTttgctttctttttgttttttctggtTGTCACTACTATCTTGCTTTCCATAGTTCTTTGTCATAACCGTTGTGATTTTGCTTTATTGAGCAAAGGGTCTTTCGAAAACAGGTCTGCGTATATATtgccctccccagactccacttcTGGAAATACACTGGATATATTATTGATAATATGcataaataatttttatatttaagttgacatataatttttatatttctGTTGACATATATTGCCCTAATATAACCGATACATAAtactaaaattataaaaattctttACAGCTTCATTATATAACTTAAATATTTTGATTATTAGTTTTTCATGCTTGCGATGCACCATATCATTAAAAAGGATCATTCTTTTGTGTCTATTATCCCCGTATAATTTTAATCTTTACCTCATTTTCTTTAGCTCTATTAAGAGTCTAAAATAATTAGTTAATCCTTGTAATATATTTGCAAATCTATGATGAGTAAATAGATAGTGACGATACCGAACGTGTTATTTTTTTGTGGTTTAGTAGAGAGGATAAgccaaaaagttgaaagaacatgTCGTCAAAAATAACATGTTATGTTCTTTTAATTTGTCAACTGTCATCAAACATTCTGAAAAGGATTATGCATCGATCTAATCTAACCTACTTCCACTTAGTATTAACTTTGTCATCAATAGAGATACTAAGTAATAGGCAGTGATTGGAAAATTAAGAAAGCAATTAGACTACTTAAATCAGATA
The Nicotiana sylvestris chromosome 11, ASM39365v2, whole genome shotgun sequence DNA segment above includes these coding regions:
- the LOC104235796 gene encoding uncharacterized protein At5g41620-like, whose protein sequence is MLRQNLYGDGRSGGKCNNKVRKRGGSTSSSSSLIQSYRLKRAILVGKKGGSSTPVPMWKMNNSRSPSLQNDSNSKSFKILQQQTTAAKVIGCEKGKEILSVSARKLGATLWEINGVLTPNKKEEVNFNEVERVVKSSSKFDSVAFQLSHTPASERMERSKVGSHRRRSSIGSQKLVQTDFSLQNDCLLEVDQTQQNYAQTVNRHRLKDVRNGLAASKELLKVLNRVWGLNEHQSTCLSLFSAIKAELDRACIQVTKLIHEQRYNNGEIDVHLKQFEEEKAAWKLKEQDKIHSAITSIAKELKIEKKLRKQTERINKKLGKELADTKTCLSKAVKELEGEKRAREILEQVCDELARGIGEDRAEVEELKRQSAKVREEVEKEREMLQLADVLREERVQMKLSEAKYQFEEKNAVVDKLRNELEAYLRSKKGQEQGGDDSPNYERIKELEKHLRETLPTTCYYQDKEKENGKVVNKEEDDDDDDDSADSDLHSIELNMDDNTKSYEWGSTLENDPKRLSVSDKSKGRKSISEKFPRQSISIEWEFGKENVEQERSNFLENGGIFDFSSQVWKKDCEDEIERYKMIKDLRDHIVSSASRKTPTQGFSGPTKNWSQQNTPSNDADQ